The following proteins come from a genomic window of Leptospira andrefontaineae:
- a CDS encoding 7-carboxy-7-deazaguanine synthase QueE encodes MKSVVHEIYLSVSGEGISTGLPTIFVRFAGCSLRCGMDGSRKLWCDTPYALSPNAGKEIELEDVISEIGSISSSPTQILLTGGEPLENSNRIFSQTLAQKLKLSRQVSGLYTRVRVETNGAEPIRDLENMVFTLDYKLPGSGMENKMVLDNLEFVRDRNDNLDEIKFVIRDRKDFDRTLEVIDGFKLKGNLLASPVFGELAPEILVDWIKENNRTDLRLSLQTHKYIWGEKRGV; translated from the coding sequence ATGAAATCCGTCGTTCATGAAATTTATCTCTCTGTTTCCGGAGAAGGAATTTCAACAGGTTTGCCTACAATTTTTGTTCGGTTCGCGGGGTGTTCTCTCAGATGCGGAATGGACGGAAGCCGCAAACTTTGGTGCGACACTCCGTACGCTCTTTCTCCGAATGCGGGGAAAGAAATTGAGTTAGAAGATGTGATCTCGGAGATAGGATCCATTTCTTCTTCTCCTACACAAATACTTCTAACGGGCGGAGAACCATTAGAAAATTCGAATAGGATTTTCAGCCAAACATTGGCACAAAAATTGAAACTGTCTAGGCAAGTTTCGGGGCTTTATACGAGGGTGAGGGTGGAGACAAATGGAGCGGAACCGATCCGTGATTTGGAAAATATGGTCTTCACTCTGGATTACAAACTTCCTGGCTCAGGAATGGAAAACAAAATGGTCTTGGATAATTTAGAATTTGTCCGGGATAGAAATGATAATTTGGACGAGATCAAATTCGTAATTAGAGATAGAAAGGATTTCGATAGAACTTTGGAAGTGATAGACGGTTTTAAATTAAAGGGAAATCTTCTGGCTTCTCCCGTATTCGGAGAGCTTGCCCCTGAAATTCTTGTAGATTGGATCAAAGAAAATAATAGAACGGATCTGCGTCTTTCTTTGCAGACCCATAAATATATCTGGGGAGAAAAAAGGGGAGTTTGA